In Candidatus Pacearchaeota archaeon, the genomic stretch AAAAAGTTTAAAATTAAAGAATATCCTAGTCCAGCAGGAGGTTGTATCCTAACTGATCCTAACTATTCTAAAAAGCTATTCGAATTATTTAAAAGAGTTCCTAAATTTACTGGGAATGATGCAGAAGTAATTAAATTTGGTCGAGTTTTTTGGAATAAAGATTTATTAGTGGTTGTTGCTCGAGACGCTAAAGAGTGTATTAAATTAACCAATATAAGAAAAAGAGGGGATGTAGTATTAGAACCTCACAATTTTTCTGGTCCAACTGTATTAGTTCGTAAATACAAAAAATCACCTCAAGAAGAGATGATTGATTGTGGGATTGATTATGTTTATCAATATTCTAAGAATATTCCCGATGATTTTATTTTGAAACTTTTACCTTCTCCAAAACCTTTATAAAGATTTCTGGATTTTCTTCGGCTAATTGAGACAATATCTTTCTATCTAATTCAATGTTGCATTTCTTTAAAGCGGGAATGAATTTACTGTAAGTCATTCCGTTTTCTCTTAATGCAGCATTCATTTTAACGATCCATAATGATCTTTTGTCTCTCTTTTTTACCTTTCTGTCTCTGTAAGCATATGACCATGCTTTCATTAAGGCCTGCTTAGCAGCGATGAATTTAGATTTTCTGCTCCATTTGTAACCTTTAGCCGCTTTAATAACTTTCTTTCTTCTTTTGTGGGCGGCAACACCCCTCTTTACTCTTACCATATGTTTATTTTCCTAATATTTTTCTAATAATCTTAGCTTCTGACGGAGACATTTCTACCATTTTCTTCAAAGATCTTTTCTTTTGAGAAGACTTCTTTGATAAAAGGTGGTCTTGTCCGACTGCTCTCCTCATGACCTTTCCTGATTTTGTTATTTTAAATCTTTTGACTAAAGATTTTCTTGTTTTTGCTTTCATGTTATTTTTTTGAAATAATCATTGATAATCCTTTCGGTTCTTTTTTTAACTCTCTATCAATCTTTATTTCTAATTTAGTTTTTAATATTTCTATAAATTTATTCACCCTTTGAATTCCGAAGTCGGCTAATGATTTTTCTCTTCCTCTTAAACGTAATTCGATGTTTATTTTATCTCCTTTGTTTAAGAATTTTTCAGCAGCGTTAACTCTGGTTAGGATATCATTATCAGAAATATTGAAAGTCAGTCTGATATTCTTTGTTTCTGATTGTTTGCTGCCGGCAAGATTTTTTCTCTCTTTTTTCTGGAGTGAATAGAGATATTTGCCGTAATCTCCTAGCTTACAGATAGGGGGGCTAACCTTATCAGTAACCATAATGAGATCAATGCCTTTTTCTCGAGCGATTTCCAATGCCTGAGGCAAAGTAAAAACGCCCAATTGTTGGCCGTCTTCTGCGACTAGCCTCACTTCATTAACTTTTATTTGATTGTTGTATAATGGTTTGTTCATTATTGTGGAGGTGGCGAGTAATGAGCTCGCGTCCAAATATTATCCGATAATAACTCTACAAGCGTATTCCAATCTATTTTACAAGAATAAAGCTTAAGACTGGAAAGAATGCTTTAGACTCGAATCCTTGTTTTTTAAGTAATACATCTTGGATTAGGAATGTACTACCGGCCTCGCGATTTTAATGCCCTTTACTGCCCAGCGAGAATCGGCAGGAGGACACGCACTAAGCGTATGCTAATGCGGGTTGTTCAAATAAGTTGGCACTTGATTTGAGTTCTCTAAGTTTTACGAGATTTGAGAATACTCGGCTTGCATATTATTTTCAAACACTTGTCGAAGCGAATTCACCCCCTTACATTTAACTCATTTCTTATCTTTCTATCAATTTCTCTTTTCTTGATAGATTCTCTTTTGTCAAACTTCTTTTTGCCTTTGGCTAAGCCAAATTCAAGTTTTATTTTGTGTTTCTTAGTATAAACCGAAATAGGCACTAAAGTCAAGCCCTTTTCTGTTGATTTTTGAAGCAAATATTCTATTTCTTCCTTGTTTAAAAGTAGTTTTCTATCTCTTCTTGGATCGTAGCCTTTATCAGCGTTTTCCGGTTGATAAGGAGGAATATTACCTCCAATCCAGAAAGCCTCGGCTAAACCGTTCTTATCGCGTTTAATGAGGATATAGGTGCCTGAGAGACTGGTGCTTCTTGTTCTTAAACCCTTAACTTCTTGTCCATTCAATACTAAGCCGGCTTCGAACTTTTCGAGGATTTCATAATCAAAATATGCTTTTTTGTTTTCGGCTATACTCATATCTTTATATTATCTGATTTTTATGGATATTGAAAGGAAAGTAACAAATAAAAAAAAGAACGGGGTAATATTTATTGCTTTAAATAACATATTACCCCCTAAAGATTTGCGAATATAGTGTGTATACATAAAGGATATCGCAAATTAACACGATTATCCCTGCAAAAAATACACCACATCCCATAATCTTTTTCACCTTACTCTTCATCATCATTCCTGTTGTAAGAATGATGCTTCCAGAGACGATAAGCACGATGCTTATGATCCCGACGATCAATGTTGTTTCAGCTCCTGTCAAAGTTCCTCACTATATTAGTATGCAATAATATATGATAAATGTCAAGAGTTACTAATTCACAGATATCTGGTAAAGTATATGCATGAATATAAGGGAGGAAATTAAGAATAGCATCTTAAAATCAATTGAATTCCTTGATTATAAGGGGGATTTTTCAGTTAAAGTGTTGAAGTCCCAAAAGTCTTCCTCTGGAGACTATTTTGTTAATATTGCTATGGAAATTGCTAAAAAGGAAGGAAAAGATCCAATGGAAATAGCTAAGAAAATAAAAGATAATATCAAAGGTAAGTATTTTGAAAAGATTGAAGTGATGAGTCCGGGATTTATTAATTTTTTTATTTCAAAGGAGTACTTTTTAAAAGAGATTAGAGAGGCTCTAAAGAGAGGAAATAAGTTCGGACATTTTTCTAAGAAGAAAGAAAAAATACAAATTGAGTTTATTTCCGCCAATCCAACTGGTCCGTTGACGGTAAGTCAAGGAAGGGAGGGTATTTTTGGGGATGTTTTAACCGATGTTTTTAAAAGGTATGGGTTTAATGTTAAAAAATCATACTACATTAATGACCAAGAAAAATTAATTTTAATCCTTGGCCATTCAGTTTTGAAAGATGATGAGGCTGAATATAATGGAGAGTATATTGATAGATTACATAAAAGTATAAAAAGTAAAGATCCTTTTATTGTTGGTAAAAAAGCAGCCAAGATTATTATGCAAAAAATAATCAAGAAGACAATCAGAAAATTAAAGATTAAATTTGATGAGTGGACACAAGAAAGTGTTTTATCTAAAAATAAAGAAGCTGATAAAATATTTAATCTTTTGAAAGATGAAGGATTGATTTACGAACAAGAGGGGGCTGAGTGGTTTATGTCGACAGCCCTGGGAGATGAAAGAGATAGGATGGTTATTAAAAGTGATGGCGAAAAGAATTATTTATTAGATGATATTGCTTATCATAAATATAAATTTGAGAAAAAGAAATTTGATAAAATTATTGATATTAGGGGGACAGATTATTTGTATGATTTCCCAGGATTATTATCTGGAGTTGAAGCAACTTTGCATATAAATAAGTTACAGGCTATTTTTTTACAGTCTGTTGTTTTGGTTGAAGGAGGGAAAACTGTCCGAATGTCAAAGAAGGGAGGAGAATTTATTGTTTTAGATGATTTAACAGATGAATTACCTGTAGATGTTATTAGATTTTTCTTTTTAATGGAATCAGCTGAAAATCATTTAAATTTTGATTTAGACTTAGCTAAAGATATTTCTGAAAAGAATCCAGTTTTTTATATTCAGAATGCTTACGCAAAAATATCAAGAATTCTTAAGGGTTTGAAAAATATATTGGGCATTAGAGAAATTAAAAATGTTGATCTTTTGAATAGTAAAAAAGAAATTGATCTAATGAGACAGATTTTGAGATTTCCAGAAATTATTGAAGATACGGTTCACGATTGCGAAGTCCAGAGAATTCCTCAATATGCAATTGACTTAGTTAACTCTTTTTATAAATTTTATACCAGGTGTTATATCTCAACTAAAGACAAAAAAGTAAAAGAAGCTCAATTAAGTTTAATTGTAATGACAAAAATTGTTCTTAAAAATACTTTAGATTTAATGGGAATTTCAGCGCCAGGGAAGATATAAGATTTAAAGTCTCTATAAAGTGTGATATGATATTTTCAAGATTAATAAATCAATAAACATGAATATAAATCAAAAAGGATTTGCTCCTATTATCATTGTTTTAATAGTTCTAGTTTTAGCTGGAGTCGGAGGAACTAGTTATTATTTAATAAACAAACAACTTTCAAGACAAACAGCTTGTACTATGGATGTTAAGATTTGTCCTGACGGTTCATCAGTTGGACGAACTGGTCCGAATTGCGAATTCGCAGCATGTCCAGAAGCGAAAATAGACGAAACAGCTGATTGGAAGACTTATACAAATACTAAATATGGGTTTGAAGTAAAATATCCTAAAGATTGGCTGTTTGAAAATGAAGAAACAGGAGGTGTTCATAATTTTTTAGATATTCATTTATCTAATAATAAAACTTCTGAAAATCCTTTAAAATGTAATTTTGATTATATAGGATTAGAAATTCAAATTAACCATTCAAAAAATGAAAATGAAAATTTTTCATCATTTGTTAAGCCTCAAATTTCAGAAAAGGTTGGAGGTCTTAGTCCAGCAGGCTCATTAAGTGAGATTAAAATAGATAATCGTTTAGCATTTAAAGTTGATTATTCTGGTTGGAGTAGTCCATGTGCTGGTCCTGGTTATTTTATCGAACAAGATAAAAGTCATTATGTTTATGTCTTCAGTGGTGTTGGTAATAATAACGAAGATGGATTTAAAAAAATTGATCAAATACTTTCTACTTTTAAATTTATCTCTACATCCTCTAATGGTGTTATTTATAAAAAAGACTTTAATGGTTCTGATTTAACTGGAAGGTTATATAAATCTGAAGATAATGGAAAGACCTGGAAAGAAATACTAAAACAATATAAGGGAGAAATTATCTATGCGGTTGACCCTAAAGATTCTAACATTATCTATGCAGGTGATGTTTCGGGCAATATGATGGCAGATGATATGGATATTGATTTATTAAAATCAACGGATGCTGGTGAAAATTGGATAGATATCTCAAAAGGAATTGTTAATCATGCGGACACATTGTATGGTGTAAAATTAATATCAATCGATCAAAATAATTCAAATATTATTAACTTAATCATTAATACTCAAAATGGAAACATTGGTTTAAAATCTTTAGACGGAGGAAATACTTGGACCAATTCAAAAATAGATGAAATATCTATAAAGGTAATATATTTTATCAAAGATAGTTTTAATCTTGGCGAATCAACTTTTAGTGTACAAATAAGTGAAAACAAGATAACTGGAAAAACAAAAACATATAAAATAAACCTTACCGACAAAACAAAAATTTATAATTATTCTAATAATGGAGAGGTTTATTATCAAACATTTTCCGAATTTGCGAATTCAATAATTAATTATAAGAATGATGCTTTTGATACAGGAGATCCTAATTTAGTTTATATTTATGGGGGGTATACAATTAAAGGCATTTTGTTGAATGATGATATAATCGAAGCAATCGAAGTATTTCCGATTATAAATAACCAATAATTGTTTAATAAATAAGCTTTAACATAGTTCGTAAGCCTCTACTAAGAACACCGTTATGCGGTGTTTTTTGGTAGAAAATAAGACTTGCTAATTATTTAATTTATTTTCTAATTTTCAGCTGGGGATAATTCTTTTGCTATGGCTATAAGTGAAAGGTAGTATTAATTAGTAATCCGTAAGAGATTGTTTTTTATTTATGAAACAAAATATGTATATCAAAGGAGTGGGAATGACTAAGTTTGATTATTCTCAGAAATATTGGTGGCAGTTTGCCTACGAAGCAGCAATAGACGCTTTAAAAGATTCAGGAATAGGAATATCTCAAATAGATGCGATTGTTTTTACAGGAATGTCTAGTGCTGCTGGTGGAGAGCATCAAACACACAAAGTATCTTTTTTATCAGGTCTATTTAAAACAAACGTTCCAATCATTGAAGTTCCTTCAGTCTGTGGCGGAGGAGGCGTTGCTTTGTGGGCTGCTTTACATTTAGAAGGTTTTAAAAATATCCTTGTTTTGGCAGGAGAAAAATTGGTTGATAATAAAAGTGAAATTGTCGTTGATTATATCTTGTCAGCGGCAGAAAAAGTAATAGAACAAACAGAGGGACTGCTTTTTCCAGTTCAAAATGCTTTAATCTGGCAGCAATATATGAATAAATACGGAGGGAGTATGGACGATTTATCTTTAATTGCTTTTAAGAATCATACTAATGCAGCTTTGAATCCTAATGCTTATTTTTATAATCGCCCAATGGATTTAGAAAAAGTAAAGAATTCTCCAGTAGTTTCTTCTCCTTTGCGTTTAATGGATTGTTCGCTATCAATTAATGGAGGAGCGGCAGTTGTTGTCTCAACTGAAGCATCTGATATTCAAATTATTGGTTCTGGTTTTGCAACTGATTATATCTTAACTTTTGAAAGAGATGACATTACTCATTTTAAGGCAACTAGATTAGCAGCTAAAGTAGCATATGATCAGGCAGGAATTACTCCGAAAGATATTAATGTTGCTGAAGTCCATGATGCTTTTACTTCCGTTGAATTAATTTCTTACGAAGATTTAGGATTTGCTGAAGAAGGAAAAGGAGGAGAATTAATCAGGTCAGGAAAAATAAATCTAAATGGAGAAATGCCGATTAATACTTCTGGCGGATTAAAAGCTAAGGGCCATCCTATTTCAGCTACTGGCTTAGCTCAGGTTTTTGAAATAGTTAATCAACTGAGAGGCAAATGCGGAGAGCGTCAAGTTTCAAATCCAAAGATTGGCTTAACTCATAATATTGGAGGAGCAGGAGGAAGCGTTACTGTTCATATATTTAAAAAAATATAATATGGTTTTTTATCAATGTTCAAAATGTAAAAAAGTCTGGCAGCAACCAATCGAAGTTTGTCCCGAGTGTTTTTCTCAAACAGAAAAAATAAAAACTGTAAAAGCTAAAGTGATTGGAATTTCTAAGGTTAGTATTTCATCTCTTCCTCATCCCGAAGTTCCATATTTTGCTTTGGTCTTAGAAGATGAATTGGGAAATAAATGGGCTCACAAATCAGTGAAAGAATATGCTATTGGAGAAGAAATTAGTTTTAATCCAGGCTCTGATAATTCAGTTGCTGTTTGGAGAACTAAATACGATATTGCCGACTCAATTGAAAAAGTATTTAGTTTTTTAAATATATCTTTAAATAAAAATTCAAAGATTGTTATCTTACCAGCTTTAGTTTCTCCTAATCATGCATACTTTAGAGAAAATACTTCTCCCGAGTTTCTTGATTCAGTAATTCAGTTTCTTCTTGAAAAGAATATTAAGTTAGAAAATATCAAAATAGCAACTCAGAGTTTTAACGAAGTTCCAATTGAAGGAATGGCTCAGAAGTCAGGATTGCTTGATGTTTGTTTGAAAAATAAAATAATGCCATTGGATTTGTCTAAATTGAATTTTGTTAAGAAAGATAATTTAGAAATTTCAGAAGATGTTTTAAATGCTGATATTGTTTTGAATCTATCAATGATGAAAATGGGAAGGGCCAGCGCTTCGGAAAATATATATCGAATATTAAAGAAAGAAAACTTTGCTTCTTTGAAATATTTACAATCAGAAGAAGACATTGTAAATGAATTAAAAAATAGTCTATCAAATATTGTTACGCTGGGAGAAGCTGATTTTGTACAAAAGCAGAATAAAACTATTGTCTATCCTGGCTTAATTCTAGGCAGCAAAAGTTTCCTTAATTTAGATAGAGTTTTTAATGAAATAATGATGGCAGATAAAATGCCAGAGATTTTAAAAGGAATAGAAATTCAAAATATTGAAATTACAGGAAGAGATATTAAAGAAGTAAAGTGTATTAATAATTAATTTAAAAATATGTTTAAAGACAAAGTTGTTTTAATAACTGGAGCGTCTCAGGGAATAGGTAGAGTAATGGCCTTAAAATTTGCTTCATTAGGAGCTAAGGTTGCTTTGAATGATATTCCTCAACAAGAAGAAAGCTTAAAAAAGGTGACTGAAGAAACTGGCGGCAAATACTTTTTAGCTGATGTTTCTAAAATGGACCAAGTTGAGAAAATGATGATGGATATTCAAAAAGAATTAGGCGGACTTAATGTTTTAGTTAATAATGCTGGAATAACTAAGGACAGAACCTTAGCTAAAATGACAGTTGAAGAATGGCAAAAGGTAATTGATATCAATTTAACAGGAGTATTCAATTGTTCTAAGGCAGCTCTAGCCCTTCTTATCCCTAGTCAAGGAAATATTGTTAATGTTTCTTCTATTGTTGGACAAAGAGGTAATTTCGGACAAGCTAATTATTCGGCTTCAAAAGCAGGAATAATTGGATTTACTAAATCAGTTTCCAAAGAGTTAGGAAGATTTAATGTTAGGGTCAATGCTGTTGCTCCGGGATTTATTGAAACTAAAATGGCAGAAGCTATTCCCGAAGAACTAAAAGTTATGGTTAGAAAATTAACTTCCTTGGGCAGATTTGGAAAACCAGAAGAAGTTGCTTCAACGGTAGTCTTTTTAGCTTCTCCTGAAGCCAGTTTTATTACTGGAGAGATAATAAATATTGATGGAGGTTTATCTTTATAATATGCTTTATTCAAAAGAACAAATTAAAGAAATAATACCATATCAAGATCCTTTCTTGTGGGTTGATGAAATTGAATCAATAGAAGGAGATACGATTATTGGTTTTAAGCAGACCAATTCTGCTGATGAATATTTTAAAGGGCACTTTGTTGATTTTCCTATTATGCCTGGAGTTTTGGTAGTCGAGGGAATTGCCCAAACCGGAACTTTATTATTAAGAGAAAAGATAGGAAAAGACCACAAGAAAAAACATCTTTTAGCTTATCAAGTCAGAAGTGCTTTGTTTTACGAACCAATTTGGCCAGGAGATAAAATTAAATACAAAGTTAAACTTTTAGGAATTTATAATAGTAAAATTGCTAATTTTTTAGGCGAAGCTTTTGTTGATGATAGTAGAAAATGTGAAGTCAGATTTAGTGTTGCTATAATGGATAAGAAAGAAATGGAAGAAAAGAAAACATTAGCTAGCGCTAATAAAGAAAATAAAGATGGCACAGTTAAACTTTTTAAATTGCCTAATTTAAAAATAGGAAATGTTTTTGCTAGATTGCCGATTATTCAAGGAGGAATGGCCGTTCGAGTTTCTTTACATAACTTAGCGGGTAATGTTGCTAAAGAAGGTGGAGTAGGAATTATTGCTGTTTCAGGAATGAAAGATACTGAAGAGGTTAAGGATGAAATAAGAAAGGCGAGAGATATTTCTGAAGGCAATGGAGCAATTGGAATAAATATCATGGGAGTAGTAGGAAGGTTTAAAGAATTAGTTAAGGCGGCAGTAGAAGAAAAGATAGATTTGATTATTCAGGGGGCTGGTTTTAGAAAAGATGTTTTTGATATTGCTAAAGAAGGTAATGTTCCAGTTTTTGCTATCGCTTCTTCAGCTAAAGTTGCTAAAAAAGCAGAGGAATCTGGGGCTTCGGCGGTTGTTGTTGAGGGCAGTGATGCAGGAGGCCATTTAGGATTTCCCGAGGGACATCCTTTCAGGCACGCCATAGATATTGTGAAAGAAGTAGTTAAAGAAGTTAAAATTCCCGTTATTGCAGCTGGAGGAGTTTTTAATGGAAAAGATATTGTTGAAATGCTTCGAGCGGGAGCATCGGGCGTACAAATGGCAACTCGTTTTGTTGCAACCGAAGAATGCGATGCTGATATCAAATTTAAAGAAACATATTTAAAAGCCAAAGAAGAAGATATCGTGATCATTCATTCGCCAGTTGGTTTACCAGGTAGAGCAATTAGAACTTCTTTTGTTGATAAATTATTAAAAGGTAATGCTCCTAAAGTTAATCTTGCTGAATGCGAAGGATGCATTGGTCCAGTTTGTGATAAAAGTTATTGTATTTTAAAAGCTTTAGAAAATGCTAGAAAAGGAGATTTAGAAAATGGATTAGTTTTTGCCGGAGCTAATGCTTGGAGAATTGATAAGATTGTTAAGGTGAAAGATTTAATAAAAGAATTAGTAGATGAAGCAGAACAAATATTAATCAAAGATTCTTTAATTAAGACAATATAATATGTTTGAAAATAATAAATTAACAAAACTTTTGCATATTCAGTATCCGATTATCCAGGGAGGAATGGCCGGAGTTTCAGAGCATGTTTTAGTGTCTTCTGTTTCTAATGCTGGAGGATTGGGAGTGATTGGTTCTGGTTTTGCTTCTCCAAATTGGTTAGAAGAAGAAATTAAAAAAACTAAAGAATTAACTGACAAACCATTCGGAGTTAATTTATTAATGCAGAATCCTAACATTGCTGATTTAGTTAAAGTTATCATTAAAGAAAAAGTTCCTGTTGTTTTAACTGGCGGAGGAAATCCTTTACCTATTCTTCCTTATTTAAAACAATCAGGAATTAAAGTTATTGCCGTTGTTCCTTCAGTTAGATTAGCTTCTAAAATGGAACAGAATGGAGTTGATGGGGTAGTGGTTGAGGGAATGGAATCAGGAGGACATATTGGAGAGAATTCAACTTTTTGTTTAGTTCCTCAAGCCAGAAAGGCTGTTAAGAATATTCCTTTAATCGCTGCTGGTGGAATATTTGATGGTGCAACCTTTGCTTCAGTAATAGTTTTGGGTGCTGACGGAGTCCAGATAGGAACCAGATTTATGGCCTCATCTGAATGTCAGATTCACGAGAATTACAAAAAAGCGATTATTGATGCAACCGATGAAGATATTACTGTCGTTGCTAGATTTACTGGCCATCCGATTCGTGCAATTAAAAACAAGCTTTCGGAAACAATTAAGAAAATGGAAGAAAAGAGTCCTTTTCCTGAAGAATTAAATTCAGAAAGATTTGCTGGAAATAAAGGTTCAGCCAATATTGATTTGACTCCTTTGTTGTGTGGTATTTGCGCCGGAGGAATAAATGAGATTAAAAGCTGTAAGGAAATTATTGATGAGATTATTAACGATGCTAAGAAGGCAATAAAAGAAAGCGAACATTTCTATGAATAAAGTTCTTTCAACAATATTAAAAATTACTTTAGCTCCTTTAGTTGGATTCCTATTTATCAAAGAAGTGAAAGGGAGAGATAATTTTCCAGATCGAAATGTGATATTAGCTTCTAATCACCAGAGTTATTTAGACATTCTTCTTTGCGGATACGTTTGTGTTCCAAGAAAGTATACTCATATCGGACAAGTAGATAGGGAAAATAAAGGATGGAGCGGTATTAGAGATTTACTTTATTCTTTAGCAGAAGTTATTCCGGTAAACAGAAAAGATGAAAATTCAAAGAAGCAAGCTTTTTTAAAAGCAGTTAAGTTTTTAAAGAATGGATATTCGTTAGTTATTTATCCCGAAGGAACTAGAACTAGGACCGGAGAAGTAGGGAAAGGTAAATGGGGAGTGGCTAAGTTTTTTCTTGAAACAGGAGTGCCGATTCTTCCGATGGGAATTAAAGGAGCTTTTGAATTATTTCCTCCGGGAGAGAAACCAAAAGTTAAAAGGAATATTAGATTAAATATTGGTAAGCCACTTTTCTTTAAAGAAGAATTTGAATTAGCTGAAGAAATGAATCGTGATTCAAAAGAGTATGAAGATATTTGTATTAAGATTACAGAAAAAGTAATGGAAGAAATTAAAAAGCTAACCTATGAAGATTAAGAAAATCAAAAAGATTTTAATTGCCAATAGGGGAGAAATTGCCTTGCGGATAATAAGGACGTGTAAAGAGATGGGAATTAAAACCGTCGTTCTTTGTCCTAATCCAGGAGAGGAAAAGAACTTCTTAGAAACTACCTTAGCTGATGAATACTTCTTTTTAGAAGAGTCTGGAGTTAAGGGGTATCTTGATATGAAGAAAATTGTGGAAATAGCTAAGAAAGCTAAGGTTGATGCGATTCATCCTGGCTATGGATTTTTAGCTGAGAATTGGAGATTTGCCCAGCTTTGTGAAAAGAATAAGATTAAATTCATTGGACCGAATCATCTTCTTTTAAGTAAATTTGAAGACAAGATTGAAGCTAAGAAGATTGCTAAGAAAATTGGTATTCCAACTTTACCAGCCAGTGATAAGCCAATCATGAATAAGAAAGATTTAGCCATGTGGGCTAATAAAATCAAGCCGCCCTTTATCTTGAAAGCTCAGAAAGGAGGAGGAGGAATGGGAATAAGGATTATTGAGAATAAAATAAACTTGGGAGAATTGTTTGCTATCTCTTTAGCTGTGCAAAGACAAATGGCTACCGCTTTTGCTGATGCTGATTTCTTTTTAGAAAAATATCTTCCCGAAGTAAGACATATTGAATTCCAGATATTAGGAGATGGAAAGAATGCAGTTCATTTAGGAGAAAGAGAATGCACAATCCAAAGAAGATTTCAAAAGCTTTTAGAAGAAGCACCCTCTTCTTTCCTTGATTCTAAAACTAGGGAAGAGATGGGTGCTTGGGCCGTGAAGATAATAAAAGAATTGAAATATAAAGGAGCAGCAACAGTTGAGTTCTTGGTTGATAACGATAAGAATTATTATTTCATGGAAGTGAATCCGAGAATTCAAGTTGAACATCCTATTACCGAAGCTATTACCGGAATAGATATTGTTGAGCAACAGATAAGGATTGCCCAAGGAGAATCATTATCTTTTACTCAAAAGGATATTCATTTCAATGGCTATGCTATTGAAGCTAGAATAAATGCTGAAGATTCACAGAGAGATTTTCAACCAACGCCAGGAATAATTGAAAAGTATTTTCCTGCAGGAGGACAAGGAGTATTCTTACATAGCTTTTTACATCATGGTCAAGAAATATATCCTTACTTCGATTCTTTATTAGCTAAGGTTGTAGCTACGGGAAAAACAAGAAAAGAAGCAATTAATAGACTAAAGAGAGCCCTAGACGAAATTATTATTCAAGGAGTTGATACGACTATTCCTTTTTTTAAATTATTATTAGAAGATAAGGATTTTAAAAAGGGAAACTTCAATACTAATTTTATAGAAAAGAGCGGAATAATGAAGGAGTTAATGTTAAAGCCATATTTAAAGAAGAAGATGGAAAAAAAGTTAGTAGAAGAACTGAATGAAGAAGAACTGGCTGATATTGTTTTTAATATCTACGAAAAGATTAAGAAGATCAATGGTTTTTCTAATAAATACGTTTCAAAGTGGCTTAATCCAGAGAAATTAAAGATGATTGATTAAAGATATGGATTTTAAGATTAAAATTAAAAATAAAGAATACCAGATTGAATTGAAAGAAAACTGTGGGGCAGTGAAGATTAAAATTGGAGGCAAAGAGTTTGTTTTTGGCTCAAATAAAGGATCTTTAATAGAAACATCTTCTATTAAAAAAGATTCTTTAAATAAGGGGATAGCATCTTCTTTATCGGGAGT encodes the following:
- the rplT gene encoding 50S ribosomal protein L20, with the protein product MVRVKRGVAAHKRRKKVIKAAKGYKWSRKSKFIAAKQALMKAWSYAYRDRKVKKRDKRSLWIVKMNAALRENGMTYSKFIPALKKCNIELDRKILSQLAEENPEIFIKVLEKVKVSK
- the rpmI gene encoding 50S ribosomal protein L35 yields the protein MKAKTRKSLVKRFKITKSGKVMRRAVGQDHLLSKKSSQKKRSLKKMVEMSPSEAKIIRKILGK
- the infC gene encoding translation initiation factor IF-3, which produces MNKPLYNNQIKVNEVRLVAEDGQQLGVFTLPQALEIAREKGIDLIMVTDKVSPPICKLGDYGKYLYSLQKKERKNLAGSKQSETKNIRLTFNISDNDILTRVNAAEKFLNKGDKINIELRLRGREKSLADFGIQRVNKFIEILKTKLEIKIDRELKKEPKGLSMIISKK
- the smpB gene encoding SsrA-binding protein SmpB; this translates as MSIAENKKAYFDYEILEKFEAGLVLNGQEVKGLRTRSTSLSGTYILIKRDKNGLAEAFWIGGNIPPYQPENADKGYDPRRDRKLLLNKEEIEYLLQKSTEKGLTLVPISVYTKKHKIKLEFGLAKGKKKFDKRESIKKREIDRKIRNELNVRG
- a CDS encoding arginine--tRNA ligase — protein: MNIREEIKNSILKSIEFLDYKGDFSVKVLKSQKSSSGDYFVNIAMEIAKKEGKDPMEIAKKIKDNIKGKYFEKIEVMSPGFINFFISKEYFLKEIREALKRGNKFGHFSKKKEKIQIEFISANPTGPLTVSQGREGIFGDVLTDVFKRYGFNVKKSYYINDQEKLILILGHSVLKDDEAEYNGEYIDRLHKSIKSKDPFIVGKKAAKIIMQKIIKKTIRKLKIKFDEWTQESVLSKNKEADKIFNLLKDEGLIYEQEGAEWFMSTALGDERDRMVIKSDGEKNYLLDDIAYHKYKFEKKKFDKIIDIRGTDYLYDFPGLLSGVEATLHINKLQAIFLQSVVLVEGGKTVRMSKKGGEFIVLDDLTDELPVDVIRFFFLMESAENHLNFDLDLAKDISEKNPVFYIQNAYAKISRILKGLKNILGIREIKNVDLLNSKKEIDLMRQILRFPEIIEDTVHDCEVQRIPQYAIDLVNSFYKFYTRCYISTKDKKVKEAQLSLIVMTKIVLKNTLDLMGISAPGKI
- a CDS encoding PsbP-related protein, producing MNINQKGFAPIIIVLIVLVLAGVGGTSYYLINKQLSRQTACTMDVKICPDGSSVGRTGPNCEFAACPEAKIDETADWKTYTNTKYGFEVKYPKDWLFENEETGGVHNFLDIHLSNNKTSENPLKCNFDYIGLEIQINHSKNENENFSSFVKPQISEKVGGLSPAGSLSEIKIDNRLAFKVDYSGWSSPCAGPGYFIEQDKSHYVYVFSGVGNNNEDGFKKIDQILSTFKFISTSSNGVIYKKDFNGSDLTGRLYKSEDNGKTWKEILKQYKGEIIYAVDPKDSNIIYAGDVSGNMMADDMDIDLLKSTDAGENWIDISKGIVNHADTLYGVKLISIDQNNSNIINLIINTQNGNIGLKSLDGGNTWTNSKIDEISIKVIYFIKDSFNLGESTFSVQISENKITGKTKTYKINLTDKTKIYNYSNNGEVYYQTFSEFANSIINYKNDAFDTGDPNLVYIYGGYTIKGILLNDDIIEAIEVFPIINNQ
- a CDS encoding thiolase family protein, whose protein sequence is MYIKGVGMTKFDYSQKYWWQFAYEAAIDALKDSGIGISQIDAIVFTGMSSAAGGEHQTHKVSFLSGLFKTNVPIIEVPSVCGGGGVALWAALHLEGFKNILVLAGEKLVDNKSEIVVDYILSAAEKVIEQTEGLLFPVQNALIWQQYMNKYGGSMDDLSLIAFKNHTNAALNPNAYFYNRPMDLEKVKNSPVVSSPLRLMDCSLSINGGAAVVVSTEASDIQIIGSGFATDYILTFERDDITHFKATRLAAKVAYDQAGITPKDINVAEVHDAFTSVELISYEDLGFAEEGKGGELIRSGKINLNGEMPINTSGGLKAKGHPISATGLAQVFEIVNQLRGKCGERQVSNPKIGLTHNIGGAGGSVTVHIFKKI